One segment of Pempheris klunzingeri isolate RE-2024b chromosome 20, fPemKlu1.hap1, whole genome shotgun sequence DNA contains the following:
- the LOC139220053 gene encoding NHL repeat-containing protein 3-like yields the protein MLTKKRGHTCLIASGMVSLVLLMMLLYGTIGSQQQGSATLRRDYQLLGRPLYKLDLSWPRNPELFTGDVFGAAVNQYAGVVYVAQRGDNVPKVLVFTTDGEFLMSWNTTTLEMPHGIFLADGATNPTVWITDVGSGPYGHCIKQYSPSGKLLQVLGTPGKAGSGLSPLQFDQPAEIFVHDSGEMYVVDGDGGMNNRLLKLSKEQEVLWMHTEKGQGLAQFNIPHSVTVDGAQRVWVADRGNKRIQIFNSVTGEWLGTWGSCFTEDAPYSVRLTPDKKYFVVVQLNTNQISLLDAPPVGSIGQCRVVSVIQLADEVKPHLVDLDLKTGALYVAEIGAQQAQKFTPFSLGGSFL from the exons ATGTTGACCAAAAAGAGAGGCCATACGTGTTTGATAGCTTCCGGGATGGTGTCACTGGTTCTGCTCATGATGCTGCTGTACGGCACCAttggcagccagcagcagggCAGCGCGACCCTCAGACGTGACTACCAGCTGCTGGGCAGACCCCTGTACAAGCTGGACCTGAGCTGGCCCCGGAACCCGGAGCTCTTCACCGGGGACGTGTTCGGAGCGGCTGTCAACCAGTACGCTGGTGTGGTGTATGTGGCACAGAGAG GTGATAATGTGCCAAAGGTGCTGGTGTTCACCACAGATGGAGAGTTTCTCATGTCCTGGAACACAACCACGCTGGAGATGCCTCATGGGATATTTTTAGCAGACGGTGCGACGAACCCCACTGTGTGGATCACAGATGTGGGAAGCGGCCCGTACGGCCACTGCATCAAACAGTACTCGCCATCTGGGAAGCTCCTGCAG GTGCTTGGTACACCAGGGAAGGCAGGCTCTGGGTTGAGCCCTCTGCAGTTCGACCAGCCGGCTGAGATCTTCGTCCACGACTCTGGAGAGATGTACGTTGTGGATGGCGACGGTGGGATGAACAACCGTCTCCTCAAGCTGTCCAAAGAGCAGGAGGTGTTGTGgatgcacacagagaaaggaCAAGGCCTGGCTCAGTTCAACATTCCCCACAGTGTGACCGTGGACGGAGCCCAGAGGGTGTGGGTGGCCGACAGGGGGAATAAGAGGATCCAGATCTTTAACTCTGTCACTGGGGAGTGGCTGGGAACATGGGGGAGCTGCTTCACTGAGGACGCGCCCTATTCTGTGCGCCTGACCCCGGACAAAAAGTACTTTGTCGTTGTCCAGCTCAACACAAACCAGATTTCGCTGCTGGATGCTCCGCCAGTAGGTTCGATTGGCCAGTGCAGAGTGGTCAGCGTGATCCAGCTGGCTGATGAAGTGAAGCCCCACCTGGTGGACCTGGACCTGAAGACGGGGGCTCTTTACGTAGCTGAGATTGGGGCTCAGCAGGCCCAGAAGTTCACCCCCTTCAGTTTGGGTGGGAGTTTCCTGTAG
- the nrbf2b gene encoding nuclear receptor-binding factor 2b, with the protein MTVREGLKHLSCSVSRRRTDSMEVVDSPLNLAHQQCRKADRLVAAGKYEEAISCHGKAADLLTDAMKTTECEQARLSMELQRDSYIKQQRLIQERWKREARREATKTRPGPAQPSTGSALPIQSQSTGQFLPHGSPGQAECGGTREREYDTLLYQLQTRQTGGCQPLTPPCPGSKTTKDDKTRLEEQQTTIEDLRRLVDHLMDENQRLSADNERLQLENTRLRSEAAEAADFVERSELWVLPQAGSAMGTGGGQERKTTGKGKEIAIPQLPPLEMPAQEDLCLDDLPPLELPEDIQSELQELLDRDKL; encoded by the exons ATGACAGTCCGTGAGGGACTGAAACACCTTTCATGTAGTGTAAGCCGTCGAAGAACCGACTCCATGGAGGTTGTGGACAGCCCGCTCAATCTC GCTCATCAGCAGTGTAGGAAGGCAGACCGTTTGGTCGCAGCTGGAAAGTATGAAGAGGCCATTTCCTGCCATGGAAAAGCAGCAG aTCTTTTGACAGATGCAATGAAGACAACAGAGTGTGAGCag GCCCGTCTGTCCATGGAGCTGCAGCGGGACAGTTACATCAAACAGCAGCGTCTGATCCAAGAGCGCTGGAAGAGAGAGGCTCGTCGTGAGGCAACAAAGACCCGACCCGGCCCGGCGCAGCCCTCCACCGGGTCAGCCCTCCCTATCCAAAGCCAGTCCACAGGCCAGTTCCTGCCCCATGGTTCGCCAGGCCAGGCAGAGTGTGGAGGAACCAGGGAGAGAGAGTACGACACCTTACTCTATCAGCTTCAGACACGGCAGACTGGAGGCTGCCAGCCTTTGACTCCACCGTGCCCTGGATCTAAGACCACCAAAGACGACAAAACTCGCCTGGAAGAACAACAGACCACCATTGAGGACCTGCGGCGCCTGGTCGACCACCTGATGGACGAAAACCAGCGGCTCTCGGCCGACAATGAGCGGCTACAGTTGGAAAACACCCGGCTGCGCTCCGAGGCAGCTGAAGCAGCGGACTTTGTGGAGCGCTCAGAGCTCTGGGTGCTCCCACAAGCAGGTAGCGCCATGGGAACAGGGGGTGGGCAAGAGAGAAAAACCACTGGTAAAGGGAAGGAGATCGCAATCCCTCAGTTGCCCCCGCTGGAGATGCCAGCTCAGGAAGACCTGTGTCTGGATGACCTGCCTCCTCTGGAGCTGCCGGAGGACATCCAGAGTGAACTACAGGAGCTACTGGACAGGGATAAACTGTGA